The proteins below are encoded in one region of Candidatus Palauibacter soopunensis:
- a CDS encoding histone deacetylase, whose protein sequence is MAGPRLRVAYSAGYTVPLPEGHRFPMGKFLALRQILERDGIIAPEDVVEPEEAAWEDLALVHTPEYLDKLRHGTLGRAEERRLGLPWSPALVRRSRLAVRGTINAAWMALEDGVAANLAGGTHHAFPDHGEGFCVLNDVGVAVRVLRRGGWIRRALVVDLDVHQGNGTAAVFADDSDTFTFSMHGAGNYPFRPTPSDLDVALPDGTEDEEYEEALRRCLPEAVSRSRPDLVFYLGGVDVVAGDRFGRLALTRAGLERRDRWVIGTLRGAGLPLTLLLSGGYAATPRQTAKLHAIAHRTAREVEGRRHEDDGMRATA, encoded by the coding sequence GTGGCCGGGCCGAGACTCCGGGTCGCCTACAGCGCCGGGTACACGGTGCCGCTGCCGGAGGGCCACCGCTTCCCGATGGGGAAGTTCCTCGCGCTCCGACAGATCCTCGAACGCGACGGGATCATCGCGCCCGAGGACGTCGTCGAGCCGGAGGAGGCCGCGTGGGAGGACTTGGCGCTCGTGCATACGCCGGAGTACCTCGACAAGCTCCGGCACGGCACGCTCGGGCGCGCGGAGGAGCGACGCCTCGGGCTCCCGTGGTCGCCTGCGCTCGTCCGCCGCTCGCGACTCGCCGTCCGGGGCACGATCAATGCGGCGTGGATGGCGCTGGAAGATGGAGTGGCGGCGAACTTGGCCGGGGGGACGCACCATGCATTTCCGGATCACGGAGAAGGGTTCTGCGTCTTGAACGATGTGGGCGTCGCCGTCAGGGTGCTGCGCCGCGGCGGGTGGATTCGCCGCGCGCTCGTCGTGGATCTCGATGTCCACCAGGGGAACGGCACGGCCGCCGTGTTCGCCGACGACTCCGACACCTTCACCTTCTCCATGCACGGGGCGGGGAACTACCCTTTCCGGCCCACTCCGTCGGATCTCGATGTGGCCTTGCCCGACGGCACGGAAGATGAGGAATACGAGGAGGCGCTGCGCCGATGCCTTCCCGAGGCCGTGTCCCGATCGCGCCCCGACCTCGTCTTCTACCTCGGGGGCGTGGACGTTGTCGCCGGCGACCGTTTCGGGCGCCTCGCGCTCACGCGCGCCGGTCTGGAACGAAGGGATCGGTGGGTCATCGGCACGCTGCGCGGGGCGGGGCTGCCGCTCACGCTACTCCTGTCGGGCGGATATGCGGCCACGCCGCGACAGACGGCGAAACTGCACGCGATCGCGCACAGGACTGCCCGTGAAGTCGAAGGACGACGGCATGAGGATGACGGCATGAGGGCGACGGCATGA
- the hemL gene encoding glutamate-1-semialdehyde 2,1-aminomutase: MSRGPRQPSASSDWIRRARDVMPGGVSSPVRAFGAVGMEPLFAARGEGARIFDEAGRGYLDYVLSWGPLILGHAAPPVVEAVARAARDGMSFGACQAREVELAERVAAWVPGVEMVRFVNSGTEATMSAVRLARAATGRDLILKFEGCYHGHADAFLVVAGSGVATLSLPDSPGVPAATSGLTLTAPYNDLEAVAAVFAEHGARLAAVIVEPVAGNAGLIPPREGFLEGLRDRCDRAGTLLIFDEVMTGFRVARGGAQERYGVAADLVTLGKVLGAGLPVAAYAGSRELMRRMAPEGDVYQAGTLSGNPLGMAAGIAQLDELERTDPFTGLERRAATLVDGILAAANARSIPACGTVLGSMWGVFFTEGPVLDFDGARRADTDFFARYYRACFERGVFFAPSAFEAGFVSTAHTDADVAETLSVVGEALDTALDAAPEGTG; this comes from the coding sequence GTGAGCCGCGGGCCTCGCCAGCCGTCCGCCTCCTCCGACTGGATTCGGCGGGCGCGCGACGTGATGCCGGGCGGGGTGAGTTCGCCGGTGCGGGCGTTCGGCGCCGTCGGGATGGAGCCGCTGTTCGCCGCCCGCGGCGAGGGCGCGAGGATCTTCGACGAGGCCGGGCGCGGTTATCTCGACTACGTCCTCTCCTGGGGTCCCCTCATCCTCGGCCACGCCGCCCCGCCGGTCGTGGAGGCCGTGGCGCGCGCGGCCCGCGACGGGATGAGCTTCGGGGCCTGCCAGGCGCGCGAAGTCGAACTCGCGGAACGCGTCGCCGCCTGGGTGCCCGGCGTGGAGATGGTGCGCTTCGTGAACAGCGGCACCGAGGCCACGATGTCCGCCGTGCGGCTCGCCCGGGCCGCGACCGGCCGTGACCTGATCCTGAAGTTCGAGGGCTGCTATCACGGCCACGCGGACGCCTTTCTCGTCGTGGCGGGATCGGGCGTCGCCACGCTGTCGCTCCCCGACTCGCCGGGCGTGCCGGCGGCGACCTCCGGCCTGACGCTGACCGCGCCCTACAACGACCTCGAGGCGGTGGCGGCGGTGTTCGCGGAACACGGCGCCCGGCTCGCGGCTGTCATCGTCGAGCCGGTGGCGGGCAACGCGGGCCTCATCCCGCCCCGCGAGGGCTTCCTGGAGGGCCTCCGCGACCGCTGCGACCGCGCCGGAACGCTCCTCATCTTCGACGAGGTCATGACCGGGTTCCGGGTCGCGCGGGGCGGCGCACAGGAGCGCTACGGCGTCGCCGCGGATCTCGTCACGCTCGGAAAGGTCCTCGGCGCGGGGCTGCCGGTCGCGGCGTACGCGGGCTCCCGCGAGCTGATGCGGCGGATGGCTCCGGAAGGGGACGTGTACCAGGCAGGGACGCTGTCGGGGAACCCGCTCGGAATGGCCGCGGGCATCGCCCAACTCGACGAACTCGAGCGGACGGACCCCTTCACCGGGCTGGAGCGGCGCGCCGCGACCCTCGTGGACGGCATTCTCGCGGCGGCGAACGCCCGGAGCATCCCGGCCTGCGGGACCGTGCTGGGCTCGATGTGGGGCGTCTTCTTCACCGAGGGTCCCGTGCTCGATTTCGACGGGGCGCGGCGCGCGGACACGGACTTCTTCGCCCGCTACTACCGTGCGTGCTTCGAGCGCGGCGTCTTTTTCGCCCCTTCGGCCTTCGAGGCGGGTTTCGTCTCCACCGCGCACACCGACGCAGACGTGGCGGAAACGCTCAGCGTCGTGGGCGAAGCGCTGGACACGGCGCTGGACGCGGCACCGGAGGGCACGGGTTGA
- a CDS encoding isochorismate synthase — translation MKAARPSRGTRAEEAVEAAGGAGYFASVTLRLPSIEPEAVLASPTVGVRGFWQSGPHWIAHAGSAAEIDSREGVPGPPRRGLISWMRERAEKLFSEPWILDLDGEARRPRMHGGFAFDPARRADREPGFWEAFPSARFVLPAYEVEADERGAWLTVTRRFATGTSGDQAIDRLRRRATRTREQLARLERHGATPGPVPSATAIEELVDRRQWRHAVNEILDEIRSSRVRKVVLARSIDITLGRPPDSAAVLTALRTANPLAHLYLMQFARDRFLVGAAPELIGSLRGRRFRTMAVGGSTPRGADPASDAWLGRQLIDSHKNREEHLVVVEDIVERLRQEGVRIGAIPEPALLRLPRIQHLRTDLEAETRPGTHILSLVEKLHPTAAVCGDPRDDALEMIRARETEGRGWYAGPVGWFDEEGNGEFAPALRGGVARGPLFRLYAAAGLVRSSRAQAEWDETRVKLQTMLAALGVARMR, via the coding sequence ATGAAGGCGGCGCGGCCCTCCCGCGGGACGCGGGCGGAGGAGGCGGTCGAGGCCGCAGGCGGGGCGGGGTACTTCGCCAGCGTGACCTTGCGTTTGCCGAGCATCGAGCCCGAAGCGGTGCTCGCTTCGCCGACGGTCGGCGTGCGCGGCTTCTGGCAGAGCGGCCCCCACTGGATTGCGCACGCGGGATCCGCCGCGGAGATCGACAGCCGGGAGGGGGTGCCGGGACCCCCTCGCCGAGGTCTCATCTCCTGGATGCGGGAGCGCGCGGAGAAACTGTTCTCGGAACCGTGGATCCTCGACCTGGATGGGGAGGCGCGGCGCCCCCGTATGCACGGCGGCTTCGCCTTCGACCCCGCGCGTCGTGCGGATCGGGAGCCCGGCTTCTGGGAGGCGTTTCCGAGTGCGCGTTTCGTGCTGCCCGCCTACGAAGTCGAGGCGGACGAACGTGGCGCGTGGTTGACGGTGACGCGCCGCTTCGCCACCGGCACCTCCGGAGATCAGGCCATCGATCGACTCCGCCGGCGCGCGACGCGTACGCGCGAACAACTGGCCAGGCTCGAGCGCCACGGGGCGACGCCGGGGCCCGTCCCGTCCGCGACCGCCATCGAGGAACTCGTGGACCGCCGGCAATGGCGGCACGCCGTCAACGAGATCCTCGACGAGATCCGGTCCAGTCGGGTTCGAAAGGTCGTGCTCGCGCGTTCCATCGACATCACGCTCGGACGACCGCCGGACTCCGCGGCCGTTCTCACCGCTCTGCGCACGGCGAATCCGCTCGCGCACCTCTACCTGATGCAGTTCGCGCGCGACCGCTTCCTCGTCGGCGCCGCCCCGGAGTTGATCGGTTCGCTACGCGGCCGGCGTTTTCGCACGATGGCTGTCGGGGGGTCGACGCCGCGCGGCGCGGATCCGGCATCGGACGCCTGGCTCGGCCGCCAGCTGATCGACAGCCACAAGAACCGGGAGGAACATCTCGTCGTGGTCGAGGACATCGTCGAGCGGCTGCGTCAGGAGGGTGTCCGGATCGGAGCGATCCCGGAGCCGGCCCTCCTGCGCCTGCCACGGATCCAGCACCTGCGCACGGATCTGGAGGCGGAGACCCGGCCCGGGACGCACATCCTGTCGCTCGTGGAAAAACTCCATCCCACCGCAGCCGTGTGCGGTGATCCACGCGACGACGCGCTCGAAATGATCCGCGCGCGCGAGACGGAGGGTCGCGGCTGGTACGCGGGTCCCGTCGGGTGGTTCGACGAAGAAGGGAACGGGGAGTTCGCCCCCGCGTTGCGCGGCGGGGTAGCCAGGGGCCCGCTGTTTCGCCTCTACGCCGCCGCGGGCCTCGTGCGCAGCTCCCGGGCTCAGGCGGAATGGGACGAGACCCGGGTGAAGCTGCAGACGATGCTCGCGGCGCTCGGTGTCGCGCGGATGCGGTGA
- the lnt gene encoding apolipoprotein N-acyltransferase: protein MNWRARIVPERAGALLLGGVLMGLAHPPFHLLVTSFVALVPFIVWLEGLPATAEGRKQARKGGFLFGLVYYTLVLYWLFVALVFYTWWALFAFVAPILILSLFMSWVAGGIQLVRSRLGWPLHLVFPVFWTAGEVLRAHLLDVSFPWMQFGDTLSNYPILIGAADLVGSRGLSFWLALANALAASGFLAYRAGGWRALRRPAAGLLLVLALPITYSVARWQTIEVRTAARVGVVQPNVPQHLRDLDPVASTDSALRSTETLTSPWAGRERMDLVIFPETMLTSTVLDPLPSYPHRGWPEAHQWAEGLGAVLEAEVLVGGRGGDDVGPEEYQPFNSAYHFRPGDGLVNRYDKRFVVPMVERVPFIPPQWLSRIPYTGRLGIGDWQSPIEISTEQGTAAYGTMICYESIFSPLARHYRRNGADFLVNITNDSWYGRDAWWSRSSALWQHPAHLVMRSIETRMGAARSGNTGISKIVDPLGRVSHRTDLFEPASFVADVSTTDELTVYVRFGDVVGTLAALAALLALGASFLKDRTLRGRARRGASGETVEPVSGSA, encoded by the coding sequence TTGAACTGGCGCGCGCGGATCGTCCCCGAACGGGCCGGTGCCCTCCTCCTCGGCGGAGTGTTGATGGGGCTCGCCCATCCCCCCTTCCATCTTCTCGTCACGTCGTTCGTCGCGCTCGTCCCCTTCATCGTCTGGCTCGAGGGACTCCCGGCGACGGCGGAGGGCCGAAAGCAGGCCCGCAAGGGGGGATTTCTCTTCGGGCTCGTCTACTACACGCTCGTCCTTTATTGGCTCTTCGTGGCGCTCGTGTTCTACACCTGGTGGGCGCTGTTTGCGTTCGTCGCTCCGATTCTGATCCTGTCGTTGTTCATGTCGTGGGTGGCCGGAGGGATACAACTTGTCCGGAGTCGGCTGGGGTGGCCCCTCCATCTGGTCTTTCCCGTTTTCTGGACCGCCGGGGAGGTGCTGCGCGCCCACCTGCTCGATGTCTCTTTCCCCTGGATGCAGTTCGGGGACACGCTGTCCAACTACCCGATCCTGATAGGCGCGGCGGATCTCGTGGGCTCGCGGGGCCTCTCCTTCTGGCTCGCGCTCGCGAACGCCCTCGCCGCGTCGGGGTTCCTGGCGTACCGCGCCGGCGGATGGCGCGCGCTGCGGCGACCGGCGGCCGGGCTCCTGCTCGTGCTCGCGCTCCCCATCACCTACTCGGTGGCGCGGTGGCAGACGATCGAGGTCCGCACCGCGGCCCGGGTGGGCGTCGTCCAGCCCAACGTGCCTCAGCACCTCAGGGATCTCGATCCCGTCGCTTCTACCGATAGCGCCCTGCGCTCGACCGAGACGCTGACGTCACCCTGGGCGGGCCGCGAGCGTATGGACCTCGTGATCTTTCCCGAGACGATGCTGACGTCCACCGTGCTGGACCCGCTGCCATCTTATCCCCATCGCGGCTGGCCGGAGGCCCATCAGTGGGCGGAGGGGCTCGGCGCCGTGCTGGAGGCGGAGGTGCTTGTAGGCGGTCGCGGCGGCGACGACGTCGGCCCCGAGGAGTACCAGCCGTTCAACTCGGCCTACCACTTCCGCCCCGGGGACGGTCTCGTCAACCGGTACGACAAACGGTTCGTCGTGCCGATGGTGGAGCGGGTTCCCTTCATCCCCCCGCAATGGCTGAGTCGCATTCCCTACACGGGTAGACTGGGCATCGGGGATTGGCAGTCGCCGATCGAGATCTCGACCGAACAGGGAACTGCGGCATACGGGACGATGATCTGCTACGAGTCCATCTTCTCGCCGCTCGCGCGGCACTACCGGCGGAATGGCGCGGATTTCCTCGTCAACATCACGAACGACTCATGGTACGGTCGCGACGCGTGGTGGAGCCGCTCGAGCGCGCTGTGGCAGCACCCGGCGCACCTCGTCATGCGTTCCATCGAGACGCGGATGGGGGCGGCGCGCTCCGGGAACACGGGGATCTCCAAGATCGTGGATCCGCTGGGGCGGGTGTCGCACCGCACGGATCTCTTCGAGCCCGCGTCCTTCGTGGCGGACGTATCGACGACGGATGAGTTGACCGTATACGTGCGTTTCGGCGATGTCGTGGGGACGCTGGCCGCGCTGGCAGCGCTTCTTGCTCTTGGCGCGTCTTTCCTGAAGGATCGCACCCTGCGCGGGCGGGCGCGGCGCGGAGCTTCGGGAGAGACGGTGGAGCCGGTAAGCGGGAGCGCATGA
- the menD gene encoding 2-succinyl-5-enolpyruvyl-6-hydroxy-3-cyclohexene-1-carboxylic-acid synthase: MSRTPAAPNRNALWARALVDGLARRGASHACIGSGSRSAPLVEALAADDRFTLHPHVDERSAAFFALGVGAASGRPAAVVTTSGTAAANLFPAAVEASQSEIPFLALTADRPAALRGTDANQTIDQRNLFGRYARRSIDLALPEPTVEGLARLGAAVEAAWRAALGPPAGPAHLNVQFEKPLEPVHLPGDVPPGLEPRLPGPATSGDAPGALPPDAGGELAAPLQGARRPLIVCGPNQRSGIGRAALALAARMRAPLVADPLSGARFGSGAARWTMSSADLSLRADEVVTALRPDLVVRVGRAPTSAAVCRYLERHADAHQFVLDAAHRWRDHLATSARPLTGDPVATLERAAATGSGVAEEAWAERWRAMDRAARLAVEPSLAETWFEGAIADAMARSLPEGTPWFIGNSMPIRDVDAFARATDRPLRPLGLRGASGIDGNVSAALGAAAASGRPAAALIGDLTLLHDVGALLVDRPPGISLHLVVIQNRGGGIFHMLPIREHDPPFTPYVVMPQSVDLGAVAAAAGIPHRLVSSTAELREAMEPPGPESEGRGVRLTEARVEREHNWQQRAAAIESAKEAARREI, from the coding sequence GTGAGCCGGACGCCGGCCGCGCCCAATCGGAACGCACTGTGGGCGCGGGCGCTCGTCGACGGGCTCGCCCGCCGCGGCGCGTCGCACGCCTGCATCGGTTCCGGATCCCGCTCGGCCCCCCTCGTGGAAGCGCTGGCCGCGGACGACCGGTTCACCCTTCACCCGCATGTGGACGAACGCAGCGCCGCCTTCTTCGCCCTGGGCGTGGGCGCGGCGAGCGGACGGCCGGCTGCGGTCGTCACGACGTCCGGCACCGCGGCGGCCAATCTCTTTCCGGCGGCTGTGGAGGCGAGCCAGAGCGAAATCCCCTTTCTCGCGCTGACGGCGGACCGTCCGGCGGCGCTGAGGGGCACGGATGCGAACCAGACGATCGACCAGCGGAACCTGTTCGGCCGCTACGCCCGGCGATCCATCGACCTCGCGCTCCCGGAGCCGACCGTGGAGGGGCTCGCCCGCCTGGGCGCCGCGGTGGAAGCGGCGTGGCGCGCGGCGCTGGGGCCTCCCGCGGGACCGGCGCATCTGAACGTTCAGTTCGAGAAGCCGCTCGAGCCGGTTCACCTGCCGGGCGACGTGCCCCCGGGCCTGGAGCCGCGTCTCCCCGGCCCCGCGACGTCCGGCGACGCGCCCGGGGCCCTGCCGCCGGACGCCGGGGGCGAACTCGCCGCGCCGCTGCAGGGCGCGCGGCGCCCGCTCATCGTGTGCGGCCCCAACCAGCGGTCCGGGATTGGCCGCGCCGCGCTGGCGCTGGCGGCCCGGATGCGCGCTCCGCTCGTCGCCGACCCGCTCTCCGGCGCCCGTTTCGGCTCCGGCGCGGCGCGCTGGACGATGAGCAGCGCCGATCTCTCGCTCCGTGCCGACGAAGTTGTCACGGCGCTGCGCCCGGATCTGGTCGTTCGCGTCGGACGCGCGCCGACCTCCGCGGCGGTCTGCCGCTACCTGGAGCGGCACGCGGACGCGCACCAGTTCGTTCTCGACGCGGCGCACCGCTGGCGGGATCATCTGGCCACGAGCGCGCGCCCGCTGACCGGGGATCCCGTCGCGACCCTCGAGCGCGCGGCAGCGACCGGCTCCGGAGTGGCGGAAGAGGCCTGGGCCGAGCGCTGGCGGGCAATGGACCGCGCGGCGCGTCTCGCGGTCGAACCGTCGCTGGCGGAGACGTGGTTCGAGGGCGCCATCGCCGACGCGATGGCGCGAAGCCTCCCGGAAGGGACGCCCTGGTTTATCGGCAATTCGATGCCGATTCGCGACGTGGACGCCTTCGCGCGGGCGACGGATCGACCGTTGCGCCCCCTCGGCCTTCGGGGCGCGAGCGGGATCGATGGCAACGTGAGCGCGGCGCTCGGCGCAGCGGCCGCCTCGGGACGGCCCGCGGCCGCGCTCATCGGCGACCTCACGCTGCTCCACGATGTGGGCGCCCTGCTCGTGGACCGCCCGCCCGGCATCTCGCTCCATCTCGTCGTCATCCAGAACCGCGGCGGCGGCATCTTCCACATGCTGCCGATCCGGGAGCACGATCCGCCCTTCACCCCCTATGTCGTCATGCCCCAGTCCGTCGATCTGGGCGCAGTTGCCGCCGCCGCCGGAATCCCGCACCGTCTCGTCTCGTCGACCGCCGAACTGCGGGAGGCAATGGAGCCGCCGGGCCCGGAATCGGAGGGCCGGGGCGTCCGCCTCACGGAGGCGCGCGTCGAGCGTGAACACAACTGGCAGCAGCGCGCCGCCGCGATCGAAAGCGCGAAGGAGGCGGCGCGCCGCGAGATCTGA
- the menB gene encoding 1,4-dihydroxy-2-naphthoyl-CoA synthase, translating into MAETFSPPESGVDWESAGEYGDITYHKSDGIARIAFNRPEVRNAFRPDTLFEMYEAFQDARDDERIGVVLLTGNGPSRDGKWAFCSGGDQRVRGTAGYVGKDGVARLNVLELQRLIRSMPKPVIALVAGYAIGGGHVLHVVCDLTIAADNAVFGQTGPKVGSFDGGFGSSYLARSVGQKKAREIWYLCRQYGADEAERMGLVNKVVPLAQMEAEGVDWAREILGKSPLAIRCLKAAMNADCDGQAGLQELAGHATMLFYMTEEGQEGKNAFLEKRPPNFRQYPWRP; encoded by the coding sequence ATGGCAGAGACCTTCTCGCCCCCGGAAAGCGGCGTCGACTGGGAGTCGGCCGGAGAATACGGGGACATCACCTATCACAAGAGCGACGGGATCGCCCGCATCGCCTTCAACCGGCCCGAGGTGCGCAACGCGTTCCGGCCCGACACGCTGTTCGAGATGTACGAGGCGTTTCAGGACGCGAGAGATGACGAGCGGATCGGCGTCGTCCTCCTCACCGGGAACGGTCCTTCGAGGGACGGGAAGTGGGCCTTCTGCTCCGGCGGCGACCAGCGGGTGCGCGGGACGGCCGGATACGTGGGGAAGGACGGGGTCGCGCGCCTCAACGTCCTCGAACTCCAGCGCCTCATCCGCTCGATGCCGAAGCCGGTCATCGCGCTCGTCGCCGGGTACGCGATCGGCGGCGGGCATGTGCTGCACGTCGTGTGCGACCTCACGATCGCGGCGGACAACGCGGTGTTCGGGCAGACGGGGCCGAAGGTGGGGAGCTTCGACGGCGGGTTCGGTTCCTCGTACCTGGCGCGGTCGGTGGGACAGAAGAAGGCGCGGGAGATCTGGTACCTGTGCCGGCAGTACGGAGCGGACGAGGCCGAGCGGATGGGGCTCGTGAACAAGGTCGTGCCGCTGGCGCAAATGGAGGCGGAGGGGGTCGACTGGGCGCGCGAGATCCTCGGGAAGAGTCCGCTCGCGATCCGGTGCCTGAAGGCGGCGATGAACGCGGACTGCGATGGACAGGCCGGGCTCCAGGAACTCGCGGGCCATGCGACGATGCTCTTCTACATGACGGAGGAGGGCCAGGAAGGGAAGAACGCTTTTCTCGAGAAGCGCCCGCCGAACTTCAGACAGTACCCTTGGCGTCCGTAA
- a CDS encoding TonB-dependent receptor: MKRRTGRRIARRGAWRLVAALACLAAAEDLAAQVPDTVSRDTVSFRLRELRIEALRPVASVSGASAVRLSLQAPRVAAVPLLEEALREIPFLQVRENSRGEAQPTLRGTESRQLSVLVDGVPLTLGWDARTDLSLIPVDAAREIQLFRGISSVLHGPNVLGGVVSIEIGHGSVDADRRLNGMQGGMDATGAAFGGVRLGRTWSSGDGGVSVQAGGAYRTRDGVPLPGGVVQPATPDPNRRLNSDLDHASAFFTGRVESEGGAWVSMSTFGYRAEKGIPPELHVMNPRRWRMPEAKRAVGTVSAGTGWGRTPFGTGDFEVSIGVDAGDAQIDEFETLAYEDVTGQEFADDRTLTFRGLSDHELGEGVVRTALTVAETRHVERIVPGGESTFRQRLFSLGGEVELPLAGPGAGFWSGARVSLGASWDRGSTPETGGREARETIDDWGARVGGSAQIGRRVRFHMGASRRVRFPSLRELYSGALGRFVPNHELAPEILRAAEGGVTGTVDAFGAEVEAQAVLFVQSFSNAIVRTGLGDGRFRRENRRRVDAAGIELLGDARWGGVSVGGDLTWQNVNVTDRRLQGRTLRAEYQPGIAVGAHVEGPLPAGFRARAAVEAIGRQYCVDPDLDTDVDLDPTARVDLVVSREFAISGPFRTLQTSLSLDNLADATVFDQCGLPQPGRLLRLQFRLF; this comes from the coding sequence ATGAAGCGGAGGACCGGAAGGCGAATCGCCCGGCGCGGCGCGTGGCGGCTTGTCGCCGCACTGGCATGTCTCGCGGCGGCGGAGGATCTCGCGGCGCAGGTGCCGGACACCGTGTCCCGGGATACGGTCTCCTTCCGGCTCCGCGAACTCCGCATCGAGGCGCTGCGGCCGGTCGCCAGCGTGTCGGGCGCGAGCGCGGTGCGCCTCAGTCTTCAGGCGCCGCGCGTGGCCGCCGTCCCCCTCCTCGAAGAGGCATTGCGCGAGATCCCGTTTCTGCAGGTGCGGGAGAACTCGCGCGGCGAGGCCCAGCCGACGCTCCGAGGGACCGAGTCGCGGCAGCTCTCCGTGCTTGTCGACGGAGTGCCGCTGACGCTCGGCTGGGACGCGCGCACGGATCTTTCGCTCATTCCGGTCGACGCGGCACGCGAGATCCAGCTCTTCCGGGGCATCTCCTCGGTTCTCCACGGTCCGAACGTTCTTGGCGGCGTAGTCTCGATCGAGATCGGACACGGGAGCGTGGACGCGGACCGGCGGCTCAACGGGATGCAGGGCGGCATGGACGCGACCGGCGCGGCGTTCGGCGGGGTGCGCCTCGGCCGCACGTGGAGTTCGGGGGACGGCGGCGTGTCCGTGCAGGCGGGCGGCGCCTACCGGACGCGCGACGGCGTACCTCTTCCCGGCGGCGTCGTACAGCCGGCCACGCCCGACCCGAACCGGCGTCTGAACAGCGATCTCGATCACGCGAGCGCGTTCTTCACGGGGCGGGTCGAATCCGAAGGGGGGGCGTGGGTCTCCATGTCCACGTTCGGGTATCGCGCGGAGAAAGGGATTCCGCCGGAACTCCACGTGATGAATCCGCGGCGGTGGAGGATGCCGGAGGCGAAACGGGCCGTAGGCACGGTCTCGGCCGGCACCGGGTGGGGTCGCACCCCCTTCGGTACGGGAGACTTCGAGGTCAGCATCGGAGTCGACGCGGGCGACGCGCAGATCGACGAATTCGAGACGCTGGCCTATGAGGACGTTACGGGGCAGGAGTTCGCGGACGACCGCACCCTCACCTTCCGCGGCCTGTCCGACCATGAACTCGGCGAGGGGGTCGTGCGGACGGCGCTTACGGTGGCCGAGACCCGCCACGTGGAGCGTATCGTGCCCGGCGGAGAGTCCACCTTTCGCCAGCGCCTGTTCAGTCTCGGCGGCGAGGTCGAGTTGCCGCTCGCGGGTCCCGGCGCGGGGTTCTGGTCGGGCGCCCGCGTCAGCCTGGGGGCGAGCTGGGACCGCGGCAGCACGCCGGAGACCGGCGGGCGCGAAGCGCGCGAAACGATCGACGACTGGGGCGCGCGCGTCGGGGGGTCCGCGCAGATCGGAAGGCGCGTTCGCTTCCACATGGGGGCGAGCCGCCGCGTCCGCTTCCCGTCGCTGCGGGAACTGTATTCCGGCGCGCTCGGCCGCTTCGTGCCCAACCACGAACTCGCGCCGGAGATCCTCCGCGCGGCGGAGGGCGGCGTCACCGGGACAGTGGACGCGTTCGGGGCGGAGGTCGAGGCGCAGGCCGTGCTCTTCGTCCAGAGTTTCTCGAATGCGATCGTGCGCACGGGGCTGGGGGACGGGAGGTTCCGCCGAGAGAACCGGCGCCGCGTGGACGCGGCGGGGATCGAACTTCTCGGCGACGCGCGGTGGGGTGGCGTCTCCGTGGGCGGCGACCTGACGTGGCAGAATGTGAACGTCACGGACAGACGGCTTCAGGGCCGCACGCTTCGTGCGGAGTACCAGCCCGGGATCGCCGTGGGAGCGCACGTCGAGGGCCCGCTGCCCGCGGGTTTCAGGGCGCGGGCCGCGGTGGAGGCGATCGGACGCCAGTACTGCGTCGATCCGGATCTCGACACCGACGTCGACCTCGACCCAACGGCCCGAGTCGACCTCGTTGTGAGTCGGGAGTTTGCGATCAGCGGACCCTTCCGGACCCTCCAGACCTCGCTGTCGCTGGACAACCTCGCGGACGCGACGGTATTCGATCAGTGCGGACTGCCGCAGCCCGGCCGTCTGCTGCGGCTCCAGTTCCGGCTCTTCTAG